A single Polyodon spathula isolate WHYD16114869_AA chromosome 6, ASM1765450v1, whole genome shotgun sequence DNA region contains:
- the LOC121317088 gene encoding cyclic AMP-dependent transcription factor ATF-3-like: MMLQHPGLGPSEISASALVPCLSPPVSFGFEEFTNFTPLVKEELRFAIHNKRLANRMNPTMECMTMNTERPTEHPCVKKEIAPEESEKRKRRRERNKIAAAKCRNKKKERTDILQKESEKLESINAGLKSQIEELKSEKQQLVYMLNLHRPTCIVRAQIGRTPEDERNLFIQQIAEGTLQG; the protein is encoded by the exons ATGATGCTTCAACACCCTGGCCTGGGTCCCTCCGAGATCAGTGCTTCTGCTCTGGTACCTTGTTTGTCCCCTCCGGTGTCATTCGGCTTTGAAGAATTCACAAATTTTACCCCTTTGGTAAAGGAAGAGCTGAGGTTTGCAATCCATAACAAGCGTCTAGCAAACAGAATGAACCCAACAATGGAGTGCATGACCATGAACACTGAGCGACCCACAGAACATCCATGTGTAAAGAAAGAG attgccCCTGAAGAAAGCGAAAAGAGAAAACGACGAAGGGAAAGAAACAAAATAGCTGCCGCCAAATGCAGAAACAAAAAGAAGGAGAGGACAGACATCTTACAGAAA GAATCAGAAAAACTGGAATCCATCAACGCTGGCCTGAAATCCCAAATCGAGGAGCTAAAGTCAGAGAAGCAACAGCTGGTCTACATGCTAAACCTGCATCGACCGACCTGCATTGTCCGAGCTCAGATCGGAAGGACCCCAGAGGATGAGAGGAACCTCTTCATTCAACAGATCGCTGAGGGAACGCTACAGGGCTAG